The DNA window GGGGTGGCCCCGGTGGCCGGCGGCACCCAGAACGTCATGGTCCGCCTGGAGCGCGGCGGCCGGTCGTACGTCCTGCGCCGCCCGCCCCTCCACGCCCGCAGCAGGAGCAACGAGGTGCTGCGCCGCGAGGCGCGGGTGCTGACGGCGCTGCGCGGCACGCGCGTGCCCGCGCCGGCGCTCGTGGCCGCCCAGACCGAGCGGGAGCCGGTCTTCTACCTCATGGAGCCGGTGGACGGGTTCAACCCCTCCACGGGACTTCCCGAGCCGCACGCCTCCGATCCGGCGATCCGGCACAGGATGGGCCTGGAGGCCGCCGCCGCGCTGGCCGAGCTGGGCCGGGTCGATCCCGGCCTGCTGCCGGGGTTCGGGCGCCCCGAGGGCTTCCTGGAGCGGCAGGTGCCGCGCTGGCTCAAGGAGCTCGACTCCTACTCCGAGCTCGACGGCTATCCCGGCCCCGACATCCCCGGGCTGCGCGAGACCGCCGACTGGCTGAGCCGCAGGCTGCCCCGCTCGTACACGCCGGGGATCATGCACGGCGACTACCACTTCGCCAACCTCATGTTCGCCTGGGACGGCCCGCGGCTGGCGGCGATCGTTGACTGGGAGATGTGCACGGTCGGCGATCCGCTGCTCGACCTGGGCTGGCTGCTGGCGACCTGGCCGACAGGCAACGCTCACGTGCCGGGTCTTCCCTCGCCCCAGGAGCTGGCGTCCTACTACACGGCGCTGTCCGAGCGCGACCTGTCGGCGGTCGGCTGGTACGCGGTGATGGCCTGCTTCAAGCTCGGCATCGTGCTGGAGGGCACGCACGCGCGGGCCTACGCCGGCAAGGCCCCGAAGGAGACCGGTGACCTGCTGCACGCGATGACGCTGGGTCTTTTCCAGCGGGCCGGGGAGTTCATGGAGGGCGCCCTGGACTGAGCTCACTTCTCAAAAGCACAATTTCCGGAAAAACGATCACAAAGCACTCCCCGAGTCGTACAATTGCGCGCAATTGCACCTTTGCATCGGGGAAGGATCGTCATGCGCATGAGGTTCCTCGGCTCCACTTCGGAGGCCGGCGCCTGTCCCACCCTGTACGAGACCGACCGCGGCACGATCGTGGTCCAGGGCCTCGAGGTCACCGACGCCGAGGCGCTCGCGGATCTCCGCGACGTCCTCGCCGGCGAGACCGCGGTCGAGGTCCCCCGCGAACTCATCACCGAGATC is part of the Nonomuraea coxensis DSM 45129 genome and encodes:
- a CDS encoding phosphotransferase family protein yields the protein MTSTHIDVGAIDFDALGAWMDAQGLPGGPITGVAPVAGGTQNVMVRLERGGRSYVLRRPPLHARSRSNEVLRREARVLTALRGTRVPAPALVAAQTEREPVFYLMEPVDGFNPSTGLPEPHASDPAIRHRMGLEAAAALAELGRVDPGLLPGFGRPEGFLERQVPRWLKELDSYSELDGYPGPDIPGLRETADWLSRRLPRSYTPGIMHGDYHFANLMFAWDGPRLAAIVDWEMCTVGDPLLDLGWLLATWPTGNAHVPGLPSPQELASYYTALSERDLSAVGWYAVMACFKLGIVLEGTHARAYAGKAPKETGDLLHAMTLGLFQRAGEFMEGALD